A stretch of Plasmodium chabaudi chabaudi strain AS genome assembly, chromosome: 14 DNA encodes these proteins:
- a CDS encoding CorA-like Mg2+ transporter protein, putative, with protein sequence MSLGSSKLKSDDEGSKKQYDYGESYYNNPDELLSSKDMEEDTDNYNIKNTLINRCKKGKENSEVLSKKGNSGMNTTFMNKDIITLNDENNELKMRLKSSLCHHNINSDKIDTTTPHNNNFNASNIDNNNIRRESNLKLEGILNENDYLIQLNKLRRHVIVEIFGGKCFIREYLSTEFLKRVKQCCNLNYVKNKSGLINYRDCKQLLAENNNIASIEARLNAILVSLPPLICVILHSSVFLVIKEDLIRDDLIKSLCNISKKYTNIYNMNGNIITRKPFEFCALECVFSSAIEHLNAEMQLLNNEFSNIKLSLKIAKYQDILSNLHNLKEPTSILINKVNSFIKAFREISENNVDLKRMELTKCYFNPNINDDDNKEATNQDLQMLLEYFDQELHQSYNQIKNLQDGMINLEAKIVSDLSLTRNNLIRMDIIISLINSGFGIGTLITGVFGMNLKINLETNEVAFLYVTGLVFILCLITVIMSFYFFKCIRI encoded by the exons atgtctTTGGGGTCGtcgaaattaaaaagtgaTGATGAAGGATcgaaaaaacaatatgatTATGGTGAATCATATTATAACAACCCAGATGAGTTATTAAGTAGTAAAGACATGGAAGAGGATACggataattataatataaagaatacATTAATAAATCGTTGTAAAAAAGGGAAAGAAAATTCAGAAGTGTTATCAAAAAAGGGAAATTCTGGAATGAACACAACATTTATGAATAAGGATATAATTACattaaatgatgaaaataacgaattaaaaatgagaTTAAAAAGTTCTTTATGCcatcataatataaattctGATAAAATTGACACAACAACCccacataataataattttaatgctAGCAAcattgataataataatattaggAGAGAGTCCAACTTAAAACTAGAAGgaatattaaatgaaaatgattatttaattcaactaaataaattaagaaGACATGTAATAGTTGAGATATTTGGAGGTAAATGTTTTATAAGGGAATATTTATCTAcagaatttttaaaaagagTTAAGCAGTGttgtaatttaaattatgtaaaaaataaaagtggattaataaattatcgTGATTGTAAACAATTATTAGCagagaataataatatcgCAAGTATCGAGGCTCGGCTAAATGCTATATTAGTATCTCTGCCACCATTAATTTGTGTTATTTTACATTCTAGTGTTTTTTTAGTAATTAAAGAAGATTTAATAAGAGatgatttaattaaaagtttatgcaatatatcgaaaaaatatactaatatatacaatatgaatggaaatataataacaagAAAACCTTTTGAGTTTTGCGCATTAGAATGTGTTTTTTCTAGTGCAATAGAACATTTAAATGCGGAAATgcaattattaaataacgaattttctaatattaaactttcattaaaaatagcAAAATATCAagatattttatcaaacttacataatttaaaagagCCAACaagtatattaataaataaagtaaattcatttattaaagcTTTTCGTGAAATTTCGGAGAATAATGTTGATTTAAAAAGAATGGAATTAACCAAATGCTATTTTAATCCAAACATAaatgatgatgataataaagaagCAACAAATCAAGATCTGCAAATGTTGCTGGAATATTTTGATCAAGAGTTGCATCAATCATATAACcaaataaagaatttaCAAGATGGAATGATTAATTTAGAAGCAAAAATTGTCTCTGATTTATCACTTACtcgaaataatttaatcagaatggatataattataagttTAATAAATTCAGGGTTTGGTATAGGAACCTTAATAACAG GAGTTTTTGGTATgaacttaaaaataaatttagaaaCAAACGAGGTTGCCTTCCTTTATGTTACGGGATtagttttcattttatgtttaataACTGTGATCatgtctttttattttttcaaatgtaTTCGAATTTga
- a CDS encoding PUB domain-containing protein, putative produces the protein MDNDNEVVKLLLRVGKKINKNYEQIKPFIKIIVEDNWLDSIESLKKIDDNEWQKLKLPLRLLDEIKRELAELRDGEETKNDKELNENNDVEKCKKNNIMGSIVMEENEKDRDNLSLSKKFKKGISNMNENESIGNSNSVNKNHIMQSSLEKEPKNATPSHTLSSDNHIGRENSEKEMHSIIKCDKEKLENLIKNNVIDIQKDTIFYFSYVNSDYMRHSYSEEKNKTINSTNYIEKLKNIDKNDLKNIVPILCKIVKNILINPNILNTRILKTTNDIMKNKILKYDEAKHVLLSIGFVEIYNFYVMEYVDTLLLLCSYESLQNITKDFLKIPSPTNVPFNPFKSTITSIDTLKNKIKGDEQIDKLLKEKKEHIEKLINQEVDLNPKIYLLQKTNNGIKSKNDILSNSDKDEEEEGAGIACLISSIKNLNKEQTFKSRTKLELEKINSRKIYSKTVLKILFPDSYILELSFSSGTLIKQVNETIKTFLNKSVASGEWYIYETPGICKFDMKKKLSDYSLFPHAIVRFKADDKNNIDGNNSFLSEESIEKYFLK, from the exons ATGGATAATGATAATGAGGTCGTAAAACTATTACTACGTgtaggaaaaaaaatcaacaaaaattatgaacaaataaagccatttattaaaataattgtagAAGATAATTGGCTAGATTCAATAGAGAGCTTAAAAAAGATAGATGATAATGAATggcaaaaattaaaacttCCCTTACGCTTATTAGACGAGATTAAAAGAGAACTAGCAGAATTAAGAGATGGAGaggaaacaaaaaatgataaagaattaaatgaaaataatgatgtagaaaagtgtaaaaaaaataatataatggGATCTATAGTAATGGAGGAAAACGAAAAGGATAGGGATAACTTATCATTAAGCAAAAAGTTTAAAAAGGGAATATCAAATatgaatgaaaatgaatctATTGGCAATAGTAACAGTGTTAATAAAAACCATATTATGCAAAGTTCTTTAGAAAAAGAACCTAAAAATGCCACACCATCACATACCTTGAGTAGTGATAATCATATTGGAAGAGAAAATtcagaaaaagaaatgcattctataataaaatgcgataaagaaaaattagaaaacttaattaaaaataatgttatagatattcaaaaagacacaatattttatttttcatatgttAATAGTGATTATATGCGTCATAGTTATtctgaagaaaaaaataaaacaatcaATAGTACCAATTATATtgaaaagttaaaaaatattgataaaaatgatttaaaaaatattgttcctattttatgcaaaattgttaaaaatattttaataaatccaaatatattaaatacacgaattttaaaaacaacTAATGATATTATgaagaataaaatattaaaatatgatgaagCCAAACACGTTTTATTATCGATTGGTTTTGTTgagatatataatttttatgtaatgGAATATGTCGATacattattgttattatgcAGTTATGAAAgcttacaaaatattactaaagattttttgaaaattccAAGTCCTACAAATGTACCTTTTAACCCATTCAAATCAACTATAACATCTATAGATACattaaagaataaaataaaaggtgATGAACaaattgataaattattgaaagaaaaaaaagaacacATTGAAAAATTGATTAATCAGGAAGTTGATTTAAACCccaaaatatatcttttacAAAAGACGAATAATGGTATCAAaagtaaaaatgatattttatctAACTCTGACAAagatgaagaagaagaaggAGCAGGTATAGCATGCCTTATATCAAGTatcaaaaatttaaataaagaacaAACTTTTAAATCAAGAACAAAGCTcgaattagaaaaaattaatagcagaaaaatttattcaaagactgttttaaaaattctttTTCCTGATTCGTATATATTAGAATTGTCTTTTTCTTCTGGAACGCTTATAAAACAAGTTAATGAAACCATAAAAACg TTTCTGAACAAGTCTGTTGCATCCGGGGAATGGTACATATATGAAACACCGGGGATATGCAAATttgatatgaaaaaaaagctaTCTGATTATAGCCTCTTTCCACATGCCATTGTACGCTTTAAAGcagatgataaaaataatatcgatggtaataattcatttttatcagaAGAATCTATtgagaaatattttttaaaatga
- a CDS encoding small heat shock protein, putative — protein MINRNFQGNPYNWNEILFNPYFDHLYFHRHVFPGHGYEFGNMMGSMNSHMFNHDFFGACNPFRVRYFGYNCKLPMNDDFSYVQNESTSLIPLDIRDKGKGYEIKMYFPDISKENLRIRLFSNCIEIVSASNKIIEKIDDYTSRYIQEKRESSHIQAVPIPRNVRVKDISANLKDGILRIYMPKKYVMLK, from the coding sequence atgataaacCGGAATTTCCAGGGAAATCCATATAATTGGAACGAAATATTGTTTAACCCTTACTTTGACCATCTGTATTTCCATAGGCATGTATTCCCTGGGCATGGATATGAATTTGGTAATATGATGGGCTCGATGAATAGCCATATGTTTAATCATGATTTCTTTGGAGCATGCAACCCCTTTCGAGTGCGTTATTTTGGTTATAATTGTAAGCTTCCTATGAATGATGATTTTTCTTATGTGCAAAATGAGTCTACATCGCTGATTCCTCTCGATATTCGAGATAAGGGAAAGGGATATgagataaaaatgtattttccTGATATAAGTAAGGAAAACCTTCGAATACGGCTGTTTAGCAATTGCATAGAGATTGTATCAGCTTCTAACAAGATAATAGAAAAGATAGATGATTATACTTCACGTTATATTCAAGAAAAAAGAGAATCATCTCACATTCAAGCTGTGCCTATCCCCAGAAATGTACGTGTAAAAGATATTAGTgcaaatttaaaagatgggatattaagaatatatatgcctaaaaaatatgtgatGCTGAAGTAA
- a CDS encoding cyclin, putative, translating into MINDIILINKENIKTPSEKKNVPKIDEIKLRIYACQLLQEAGIILKRKAVTIATSQVLFHRFYFKKSLTDFDVKIIAPSSLYLACKLEENFCSVYKIINTFYFLYKYEELKSKHYYFDVKNIKIDHFKIDVESQEYKDMKVEIFTYELLILKDIGFLIHKINQHPHSFLLPYIHSLFNNLNQFDNEMTKKLAQISWGFLNDSMRTTLCCEYQPRCIAVASIFLAAYKLNIPLIKETNWFKLFDVDYDDIKKICIRILQLYKIGRCHYINILAKEK; encoded by the exons ATGattaatgatataattctaattaataaagaaaatattaaaactcctagtgaaaaaaaaaatgttccAAAAATTGATGAGATCAAATTAagaatatatgcatgcCAGTTGCTACAAGAAGCtggaattattttaaaacgtAAAGCTGTTACAATTGCAACAAGCCAAGTTTTGTTTCAccgtttttattttaaaaaatcattaaCTGATTTTGATGTAAAG ATTATTGCGCCTTCGTCATTGTATTTGGCTTGTAAATTAGAAGAAAACTTTTGCAGtgtttacaaaattatcaatactttttattttttatataaatatgaagaattaaaaagtaaacattattattttgatgtGAAAAACATCAAGATAGaccattttaaaattgacGTAGAATCACAG gAATATAAAGACATGAAAGTTgaaatttttacatatgaacttttgatattaaaagatataggatttttaattcataaaataaaccaACACCCACACTCATTTCTCTTACCTTATATTCATTCcctttttaataacttAAACCAATTTGATAATGAGATGACAAAGAAGTTAGCACAAATATCATGGggatttttaaatgatag CATGAGAACAACTTTATGTTGCGAGTATCAACCACGTTGCATTGCAGTAGCTAGCATATTTTTGGCAGCTTATAAACTAAATATACCGTTAATCAAG GAAACGAATTGGTTTAAGCTTTTTGATGTAGATTATGatgacataaaaaaaatatgcattcgAATCTTACAGTTATACAAAATag GACGATgccattatataaatattttagcAAAGGAAAAATAG
- a CDS encoding NLI interacting factor-like phosphatase, putative, with translation MKKTQIDQTNMRKGEENNILLKLNDNPISKPLKYKITPEYFLLNRKDENDKYYMLKKTDLIENKRHSLNINHTKIILCENIKNRSNSLNYGNGYSNIDRRDSNNISYLMKNNIPLKNYHKNKDEKNCDDLQMMKSENKDQIQNESDKNFGIFSTLLNKKFIYSDKKNQIFVPKKKKSKREKEHYKSNFPKKNIVNLLKKSSRKLLGSGEKVNILKFLFLKIKNKNDQIINKNNDLSINLKKNVSTDTYSPHKDSSIPLKDKEDKHAGKNGRNSFLKSYNEHNKWHSKNKIKLISNFLIDVNTKSCRENYNNAKERKESVSKITEKEYNSKKVGSKIKKNYFSHKDNKKKEYYDYGLIYDEKHTEMNRIPFISRTKKMDIEPEDIVSINKIKKNNSKNNIENNDNSNYSRDLLEYSLLGIHIKRGDFLNKSKRNLSEMVPIKRNDNSIDSYGDNKGKSWEFVKKERPRKSDNSDIDSKNYHQDFAYHGNIVLKKIQKLKNGVKNGNPNEECNTQSHKKYNRKNELKLFKYKLNKEKINKAAKIYKTDELHENIDNNKSRTNFIDKENDKKWNYFSWLGEEKKLKYCNKNGALDNNIKNKYESYSDSNFTYDKNKVRMQRKHVFEYIYEKNKNKRENKNGLNKSETQSEKVKKKYRYPISLSINKNLEDAIRAKSNAAKDVNKKYFFEKIQMKTQNFINKDELFDTCRTNEERTSGKDIMKNGHFVKSHNLITPYKLVNISIRDKIENDIKPDIRKDEIIIPKYCLLPNTREIQNEKSNENMKNKSLYEKNVENEYYNKNRDNIIAYLKRNNSSDKVKNETKNTNIIEKGKHTDLNCSDKMPDLLNELSNENKIIIKINSDDINPSSYNNAKDDKNLIYDDHTSYTNLEFNIKNLITSVSKEECDDGDDCKDEKRSKKYFETDSTIIMDKCKGNGKNTSKRDRRKKFSFYFMKFRYFRYFFLEYKKKHNNVVPINEHRSSKIFRKKQKKFKKISLLNLYERKKILQTCADSSYMNINKECCNLGESLLGEQKGKNKGRKTVVLDLDETLIHSSLRNDKGNAFRINIELGTEKCFIYVNKRPGVDYFFQEISKYYEIVIFTASMPKYANAVIDKLDVNRVCSYRLFRESCTLWNNNYVKDIRLLGRDLKNVIIIDNSTYVQKFCADNCFLIKSWFDDPKDTELYKLIPFLKGISSKVSIIKELKAYKKLEKKKKKVIKNI, from the exons atGAAAAAAACGCAAATTGACCAGACCAATATGCGAAAGggagaagaaaataatattttattaaaattaaacgACAATCCAATTTCAAAACcgttaaaatataaaataactcctgaatattttttattaaatagaaaagatgaaaatgataaatattatatgctaaaaaaaacagatttgattgaaaataaaagacaTTCACTGAATATTAACCACACAAAAATCATATTGTGcgagaatataaaaaatagatcCAATTCTTTAAATTATGGAAATGGTTATAGTAATATTGATAGACGGGATAGCAACAATATATCCTATTTAATGAAGAACAATAttcctttaaaaaattatcataaaaataaagacgAAAAAAACTGTGATGATCTACAAATGATGaaaagtgaaaataaagacCAAATACAAAATGAGTCCGACAAAAATTTTGGTATCTTCTCTactttattaaataaaaaatttatttatagtgataaaaaaaatcaaatttttgttcccaaaaagaaaaaaagcaaaagaGAAAAAGAGCATTATAAAAGCaattttccaaaaaaaaacattgtaaacttattgaaaaaatctTCAAGAAAACTTCTTGGATCTGGTGAAAAGGTGAATATTctgaaatttttatttttgaaaataaaaaataaaaatgatcaaattataaataaaaataatgatttatcaattaatttaaaaaaaaatgtttcaaCTGATACTTATTCCCCACATAAGGACAGTTCTATTCCTTTGAAAGATAAAGAAGACAAGCATGCCGGTAAAAATGGAcgaaattcatttttaaaaagttataatGAGCACAATAAATGGCATTCAAAGAATAAGATAAAATTgatttccaattttttaatagatgttaatacaaaaagttgtagagaaaattataacaatGCAAAGGAAAGGAAGGAATCCGTTTCAAAAATAACTGAAAAGGAATATAACAGTAAAAAAGTAGGTTCtaaaattaagaaaaattatttttcacataaagataataaaaagaaagaatATTATGATTATGGCCTGatatatgatgaaaaacATACAGAAATGAATAGAATACCTTTTATCAGtcgaacaaaaaaaatggatattgAACCAGAAGACATTGTAagcattaataaaataaaaaagaataattcaaaaaataatattgaaaataatgataattcaaattataGTCGAGATTTATTAGAATATTCCTTATTAGGCATTCATATTAAAAGAGGtgattttttgaataaaagtaaaaggAATTTATCTGAAATGGTAccaattaaaagaaatgacAATAGTATAGATTCATATGGTGATAATAAGGGGAAAAGCTGGgaatttgttaaaaaagAGAGGCCTAGAAAAAGTGATAATAGTGATATAGATAGCAAAAACTACCATCAAGATTTTGCATATCATGGAAATatagttttaaaaaaaatccaaaaattaaaaaatggtgTGAAAAATGGGAACCCCAATGAAGAATGTAATACACAATcccacaaaaaatataatagaaaaaacgaattaaaactttttaagTACAAATtgaataaagaaaaaataaataaagcggctaaaatatacaaaacgGATGAATTACATGAAAATATAGACAATAACAAGAGTCGCACCAATTTTatagataaagaaaatgataaaaaatggaattacTTCAGTTGGTTGggagaagaaaaaaaactgAAATATtgcaataaaaatggtgCATTGGATAATAACATAAAGAACAAATATGAATCTTATTCAGATTCCAATTTTACATATGATAAAAACAAAGTAAGAATGCAGAGAAAACAtgtatttgaatatatatatgaaaaaaataaaaacaaaagggaaaacaaaaatggcTTAAATAAAAGTGAAACTCAATCAGAGAaggttaaaaaaaaatatagataccCCATTAGTttaagtataaataaaaatctcGAAGATGCAATAAGAGCAAAAAGCAATGCAGCAAAAGATgtgaacaaaaaatatttttttgaaaaaatccaaatgaaaacacaaaattttataaataaagatgaaCTCTTTGATACGTGTAGAACAAATGAAGAAAGAACGAGCGGCAAAGacataatgaaaaatggtcattttgtaaaatcaCATAATTTAATCACACCATATAAATTGGTAAATATAAGTATTAGAGacaaaattgaaaatgatataaaaccCGATATACGAAAAGacgaaataataataccaAAATATTGCCTATTACCAAATACAAGGgaaatacaaaatgaaaaatccaatgaaaatatgaaaaataaatctcTATATGAGAAAAATGTcgaaaatgaatattataacaaaaatagaGATAACATTATAGCGTATCTCAAGAGAAATAACTCGAGTGATAAGgtgaaaaatgaaacaaaaaataccAATATAATCGAAAAGGGGAAGCACACTGATTTAAACTGTTCTGATAAGATGCctgatttattaaatgaattaagtaatgaaaataagataattattaaaataaatagcgATGATATTAACCCAAGTAGCTATAATAATGCAAAAGAcgataaaaatttgatttATGATGATCATACATCATACACGAATTTAGAATTTAACATTAAGAATTTGATTACTAGTGTTTCTAAAGAGGAATGTGATGATGGTGATGATTGTAAAGATGAGAAAAGAAGCAAGAAATACTTCGAAACAGATAGTACAATAATTATGGATAAATGCAAAGggaatggaaaaaatacaagTAAAAGGGATaggagaaaaaaattttcgttttattttatgaaatttaGGTATTTTCGATATTTCTTTTtggaatataaaaaaaaacataataatgtGGTTCCTATTAACGAACATAGATCAAGcaaaatttttagaaaaaaacaaaaaaagtttaaaaaaattagtcTATTAAACTTATATGAAAGGAAAAAGATATTGCAAACATGTGCGGATAGTagttatatgaatataaataaggaATGTTGTAATTTAGGTGAATCTTTATTGGGTGAACaaaagggaaaaaataaa GGAAGAAAAACAGTTGTTCTCGATTTAGACGAGACACTTATTCATAGTAGTCTACGAAATGACAAAGGAAATGCTTTTAGAATTAAT aTTGAACTGGGCACCGAAAAATGCTTCATTTATGTGAACAAAAGACCAG gTGTAGACTATTTCTTTCAAGAGATATCGAAGTATTACGAGATAGTAATTTTTACGGCGAGTATGCCAAAg tATGCAAATGCAGTTATTGATAAATTGGATGTCAATAGAGTTTGCTCTTATCGATTATTTCGAGAATCTTGCACACTTTG GAATAATAACTATGTAAAGGATATACGGTTACTTGGGAGAGATTTAAAGAATGTCATTATCATTGAT AATTCCACATATGTTCAAAAATTTTGCGCAGATAACTGTTTCTTAATAAAAAGCtg gTTTGACGATCCCAAGGATACAgaattatacaaattaataCCCTTTCTAAAAGGAATATCAAGCAAG GTAtcaattataaaagaattgaaggcatataaaaaattggaaaaaaaaaaaaaaaaagttattaaaaatatttaa
- a CDS encoding DNA-directed RNA polymerase II subunit RPB11, putative, whose amino-acid sequence MSVPTLSNKPENVDLLVLPHGEEKVKCQISDKGDCNIFTIKLEDHTIGNLIKQSLCQDPKVTFAAYRQPHPLQNAIEITIRPKGYAGVKLLSDNVHSILNQVSTLRETFANRVQKYKEKNAYHGNR is encoded by the exons ATGTCTGTACCAACATTATCCAATAAACCAGAAAACGTTGATTTGCTTGTTCTACCTCACGGAGAAGAAAA aGTTAAATGCCAAATATCAGATAAAGGAGACTGCAACATATTTACAATTAAATTAGAAGATCATACAATAggaaatttaataaaaca ATCCCTTTGTCAAGACCCTAAAGTCACATTCGCTGCATATAGACAACCTCACCCTTTGCAAAATGCAATTGAAATAACTATAAGACCGAAAGGATATGCTGGTGTAAAATTACTTTCAGATAATGTTCACAGCATATTAAATCAAGTGTCCACTTTACGGGAGACGTTTGca aATAGAGTTCAGAAATataaggaaaaaaatgcatatcaTGGAAATCGCTAa